The following proteins are encoded in a genomic region of Limosilactobacillus reuteri subsp. reuteri:
- a CDS encoding glycine cleavage system protein H, with protein MAKDYFWVKEQADGTKRVGLNDEGRDELGEVSFIDVPAVGTTLKQADKFIAVEAEKAVTDVDSPIDGKITKLNEAIIDDPAGLNSSDMEKNWIVEVK; from the coding sequence ATGGCAAAAGATTATTTTTGGGTAAAAGAACAAGCAGATGGTACTAAACGTGTCGGCTTAAACGATGAAGGCCGTGATGAGTTAGGAGAAGTAAGTTTCATCGATGTACCGGCAGTAGGGACAACCTTGAAACAAGCTGATAAGTTTATTGCGGTTGAAGCAGAAAAAGCAGTTACCGATGTGGATAGCCCCATTGATGGTAAGATTACCAAATTAAATGAAGCTATTATTGATGATCCGGCTGGATTAAATTCAAGCGATATGGAAAAAAACTGGATTGTTGAAGTTAAATAA
- a CDS encoding ISLre2-like element ISLre2 family transposase, whose protein sequence is MDILTEIEQNLVKSGSLFEAEQIILKGVLELGQVIMQNFLESLDRSLKSQAPANYQVINKQPRTLNFIFGPVTFQRRYYQAGTKKREFYLDQQLKIKPRRRLSPHYLMMMAKIAQTTTMRNTADILNLVFDSGITADSVMHAVHELGNQVAKQTQAKEHQATPRHMPKNLTIEGDAFMIKGKKEAGQLTLVHHYRVYERVANQIINRHDFLSVGHQGRLEARLSDYLDRHYKLAGQTIFLASDAGPGYEPAKLLSLVPQGAHGEYFLDRYHCLQKIEHTLGRHNELAMRAIKAVRHHDQAELTIILDTYESQNLTEKQADDLMRLRKYLQRNWRYILSPQMRGFKDIHLIGSVESSHRAFTYRMKKQGKSWTKQGAKAMIGLIEARMNGELQASLNTILEQLTVLPRVAQTSLLQEMHIRTGEFLRKAPTKPSIGVVQGIIPINTATSRPIGQLFKALTH, encoded by the coding sequence ATGGATATTTTAACAGAAATCGAGCAGAATTTGGTGAAATCAGGCAGTTTATTTGAAGCTGAACAGATTATTTTAAAAGGGGTATTGGAGTTAGGACAAGTAATCATGCAAAACTTTTTGGAAAGCTTAGATCGAAGCTTAAAGTCCCAAGCTCCAGCGAACTATCAAGTAATCAATAAACAGCCACGGACGCTTAATTTTATCTTTGGCCCGGTGACTTTTCAACGACGGTATTATCAGGCTGGGACAAAGAAACGTGAATTTTACTTAGACCAACAATTAAAAATTAAACCACGTCGTCGTTTATCGCCACACTACTTAATGATGATGGCTAAGATTGCCCAAACAACTACAATGCGCAATACTGCCGACATTTTGAACCTTGTATTTGACAGCGGAATTACTGCCGATTCGGTAATGCACGCCGTGCATGAGTTAGGAAATCAGGTAGCTAAACAAACTCAAGCAAAAGAACACCAAGCTACTCCTCGCCATATGCCTAAAAATTTAACTATTGAGGGTGATGCCTTTATGATTAAAGGTAAAAAAGAAGCAGGTCAGCTGACTCTTGTGCACCATTATCGGGTTTATGAGCGAGTAGCTAATCAAATCATTAATCGGCATGACTTTCTCAGTGTTGGGCACCAAGGACGGCTTGAAGCACGACTAAGTGATTATTTAGACCGCCATTATAAGCTTGCCGGTCAAACGATCTTTTTGGCCAGTGACGCTGGCCCAGGTTACGAACCAGCTAAGCTATTAAGTCTAGTTCCTCAAGGTGCACATGGTGAATACTTTCTCGACCGCTATCATTGTTTACAGAAAATTGAACATACTTTAGGCCGGCACAACGAATTAGCCATGCGAGCAATTAAAGCCGTTCGTCATCATGATCAAGCAGAGCTAACAATAATTTTAGATACTTATGAATCACAAAACCTAACGGAAAAACAAGCAGACGACCTAATGCGTTTAAGAAAGTATCTACAGCGAAATTGGCGGTATATCCTCTCACCACAAATGCGTGGATTTAAGGATATTCATTTAATTGGTTCAGTCGAAAGTTCTCACCGGGCTTTTACTTACCGGATGAAGAAACAGGGCAAGTCATGGACTAAGCAGGGGGCTAAAGCCATGATTGGTTTAATTGAAGCCCGAATGAATGGTGAACTGCAAGCTAGTTTAAATACAATCCTAGAACAATTAACAGTTCTTCCTCGAGTGGCTCAAACCAGCCTATTACAGGAAATGCATATTCGAACTGGAGAGTTTCTAAGAAAGGCACCGACAAAGCCGTCAATTGGAGTAGTACAAGGAATAATTCCGATTAATACGGCCACAAGTAGACCAATAGGACAACTTTTTAAGGCACTAACCCACTAA
- a CDS encoding D-alanine--D-alanine ligase family protein gives MTQKLHIALLFGGNSSEHDVSKRSAHNIYDALDKEKYDVSLFMFTKDGILLGNEDSQKIFDGEPEDQVVAEAYQKMDMSSPLAPIMALNEQKEIDFFFPVIHGNLGEDGTIQGLFKLLNKPYVGSNIAASAMSFDKDLTKKIISQAGIRNTPYVVVTPENQADYSWGRIEEKLGNLTFVKPAKQGSSVGIHRVTNAEEYEKALDDAFKYDYKILVEQGIANPQEIEISILGNEHPIASKLGAVRVPKDDPFYDYENKFVDASGVVFELPVKLPQYLVDEITDMALKAYKALGMKGMARIDFLVDSNNVPYLGEPNTLPGFTNISLYPQMWEVSGISYSDLIDRLIQLGLQEFERNSKIKYDFRKLGTERVGQKKYNED, from the coding sequence ATGACCCAAAAATTACACATCGCTTTATTATTTGGTGGCAACTCCTCTGAACATGATGTGTCAAAGCGATCAGCACATAATATCTATGATGCTCTTGATAAGGAAAAGTATGATGTAAGTCTTTTTATGTTTACAAAGGATGGAATTCTATTAGGCAATGAGGATTCCCAAAAGATCTTTGATGGCGAACCTGAAGACCAAGTGGTAGCGGAAGCATATCAAAAGATGGATATGAGTAGTCCATTAGCACCAATTATGGCCTTAAACGAACAAAAGGAAATTGATTTCTTCTTCCCTGTTATCCATGGTAATTTAGGTGAAGATGGTACAATTCAAGGTCTCTTTAAGCTCCTTAATAAGCCATACGTTGGTTCAAATATTGCAGCTAGTGCGATGTCTTTTGACAAGGACCTTACTAAGAAGATTATTAGTCAAGCTGGTATTCGCAACACCCCTTATGTAGTAGTTACGCCAGAAAACCAGGCTGACTATTCATGGGGACGGATTGAAGAAAAATTAGGCAATCTCACTTTTGTAAAGCCAGCTAAGCAAGGTTCCTCCGTTGGAATTCATCGAGTTACTAACGCTGAAGAATACGAAAAAGCATTAGACGATGCCTTTAAGTATGACTACAAGATCTTAGTAGAACAAGGAATCGCTAATCCTCAAGAAATTGAGATTTCAATCTTAGGAAATGAACACCCAATTGCCTCTAAGTTAGGAGCTGTACGTGTACCTAAGGATGATCCATTCTATGATTATGAAAACAAATTTGTGGATGCCAGTGGAGTTGTTTTTGAACTTCCTGTTAAATTACCACAATACTTAGTTGATGAAATTACAGACATGGCTTTGAAGGCATACAAGGCATTAGGAATGAAGGGGATGGCTCGGATTGACTTTTTAGTTGACAGCAATAATGTCCCTTATCTTGGTGAACCAAATACTTTACCAGGATTTACTAACATTAGTTTGTATCCTCAAATGTGGGAAGTTTCTGGGATTTCATATTCCGACTTGATTGATCGGCTAATTCAATTAGGATTACAAGAATTTGAACGAAACAGTAAGATTAAGTACGATTTCCGTAAGCTTGGTACCGAACGTGTTGGTCAAAAGAAATATAACGAAGACTAA
- a CDS encoding helix-turn-helix domain-containing protein — MRLRGDVLKQIRRKRGLSQTALAEGICTQATISLMEKQNRLPKMDILTAICERLNISSDRIVENEVSGINETFNQIVDNLISRNFEDASALLKKVHVKNLESDFDKQRYYYLVGMVQVENNQIDEAIFNFELVLTQFATTSANIYLAMTTAGMALAYLKRGDKERAARLTNRSVKLIDNKKLIGSLHQWASIDCQIAALYLQLEDPDNAIEVANKGIELCREHDSLFLLDELYLCIGRSYILKNDKEEAKKALKIAESLSIARNGSVAEDTILLELKNLEI, encoded by the coding sequence ATGAGACTCCGAGGAGACGTATTAAAACAAATTCGTCGCAAGCGTGGATTGTCCCAAACGGCTTTAGCTGAAGGGATTTGTACTCAAGCGACAATCAGCCTAATGGAAAAACAAAATCGATTACCCAAAATGGATATTTTAACGGCAATATGTGAACGCTTAAATATTTCTTCTGATCGAATTGTCGAAAATGAAGTTAGTGGAATTAATGAAACATTCAACCAAATCGTTGATAATTTGATTTCACGCAATTTTGAAGATGCTTCAGCGCTTTTGAAGAAGGTTCATGTAAAAAATCTAGAAAGTGATTTTGATAAACAACGTTACTACTATCTAGTAGGAATGGTTCAAGTTGAAAATAATCAAATTGATGAAGCCATTTTTAATTTTGAACTTGTTTTAACTCAATTTGCTACTACTAGTGCTAATATTTATTTAGCCATGACAACTGCAGGAATGGCACTTGCTTACTTAAAACGTGGTGATAAAGAACGGGCAGCACGGTTAACTAACCGGTCTGTAAAACTGATTGACAATAAAAAATTGATTGGGAGCCTTCATCAATGGGCATCAATTGATTGTCAAATTGCAGCATTATATCTTCAACTTGAAGACCCTGATAACGCTATTGAAGTTGCTAATAAGGGAATTGAACTTTGTCGGGAACATGATTCATTATTCTTATTAGATGAATTATATCTTTGTATAGGTCGTAGCTACATCCTAAAGAACGACAAAGAAGAAGCTAAAAAAGCATTAAAGATTGCTGAAAGTCTTAGCATTGCTCGTAATGGATCAGTAGCAGAAGATACAATTCTATTAGAGTTAAAGAATTTAGAAATTTAA
- a CDS encoding sugar porter family MFS transporter — translation MNVMAKAEKKISSAFIYFFGSFGGILFGYDIGVMTGALPFLQADWHLENAASLVGWITSAVMFGAIFGGALAGQLSDKFGRRKMILMSAIVFMVFSVLSGVSPDMGEASAYYLIIVRMLLGLAVGAASALVPAYMSEMAPAKARGRLSGLNQTMIVSGMLLSYVVDFLLKDLPGEWAWRLMLGLAAVPALILFLGVLRLPESPRFLLRKGDEAQARKVLSYIRKNPAEIDQELASIKETAKEERQANQKTSWSTLFSGKYRYLVIAGVGVAAFQQFQGANAIFYYIPLIVQKATGQAASSNLMWPIVQGVILVVGSLVYMWIADKFNRRTLLMVGGAVMGLSFILPAVINWMMPNMNPMTIVVFLCIYVAFYSFTWAPLTWVLVGEIFPLAIRGRASGLASSFNWIGSWLVGLIFPIMTASMPQEAVFAIFGIICILGVLFVKTCVPETRGHTLEEIEEQGTNHGRVKASNPEN, via the coding sequence ATGAATGTAATGGCTAAAGCCGAGAAGAAAATATCAAGTGCATTTATCTACTTCTTCGGATCATTTGGGGGCATCCTATTTGGTTACGATATCGGTGTTATGACTGGTGCCTTACCTTTCTTACAAGCTGATTGGCACCTTGAAAATGCAGCTTCTCTCGTTGGTTGGATTACTTCAGCAGTTATGTTTGGGGCAATCTTCGGGGGCGCATTAGCCGGACAGCTTTCTGATAAGTTTGGTCGGCGGAAAATGATTTTAATGTCTGCGATTGTATTCATGGTATTCTCCGTTTTATCTGGTGTTTCACCAGACATGGGCGAAGCAAGTGCCTATTATCTGATTATTGTTCGGATGCTTTTAGGTTTAGCGGTTGGGGCTGCCTCAGCCTTGGTACCAGCTTATATGTCCGAAATGGCACCAGCTAAAGCGCGTGGACGTTTATCTGGACTTAACCAAACAATGATTGTTTCCGGAATGTTATTGTCATATGTTGTTGACTTCCTATTGAAAGACCTTCCTGGTGAATGGGCATGGCGTCTTATGTTAGGATTGGCAGCTGTTCCTGCTTTAATCTTATTCCTTGGTGTTCTTCGTTTGCCAGAATCTCCACGGTTCTTATTGCGTAAAGGTGATGAAGCACAAGCACGGAAAGTTCTTTCTTACATTCGTAAAAATCCAGCTGAGATTGACCAAGAATTAGCAAGTATTAAAGAAACTGCTAAAGAAGAGCGACAAGCAAATCAAAAGACAAGTTGGTCAACCTTATTCAGTGGCAAGTATCGTTACCTAGTTATTGCTGGGGTTGGGGTTGCAGCCTTCCAACAATTCCAAGGTGCAAACGCGATCTTCTACTACATTCCATTAATTGTTCAAAAAGCAACTGGCCAAGCTGCATCTTCAAACTTAATGTGGCCAATTGTTCAAGGGGTTATTTTAGTTGTTGGTTCCCTGGTTTACATGTGGATTGCTGATAAATTTAACCGGCGGACATTGTTGATGGTTGGTGGTGCTGTCATGGGACTTTCTTTCATTCTTCCAGCCGTTATTAATTGGATGATGCCAAATATGAATCCGATGACAATTGTTGTGTTCTTATGTATCTATGTTGCTTTCTACTCCTTCACATGGGCTCCGTTAACATGGGTGCTTGTTGGTGAAATCTTCCCACTAGCTATCCGGGGTCGTGCCTCTGGTTTAGCTTCATCATTTAACTGGATTGGATCATGGTTAGTTGGTCTTATCTTCCCAATTATGACGGCAAGTATGCCACAAGAAGCTGTTTTTGCGATCTTCGGAATTATCTGTATCTTAGGAGTTCTCTTT